Genomic DNA from Paludisphaera rhizosphaerae:
GCGTAGCCGGAAAGGCTCTCCACATACCGCCGCTGGCCTTCAGCGAAGACCGTGTCGAACGCCAGCGAACTCTTCCCCGAGCCGCTGACGCCGGTCAGAACCACCAGCGCATCGCGAGGCAGGTCGACGTCCACCCCCTTCAAATTGTGCGTCCGCGCCCCGCGGACCGCGATCGCCGTCGCCATGCCGTCCTCGCCTCCTCCCTGGGCCCTCGCCGACGCCGCCTGATCTCCCAACCGTCTTCTCCCGGCGAAACGAGTCGCCTTAACGGAAATTAATCGGAGGCGGCCGTCCGCCGCCGACAGGGATCTCGGAAAAAATTATGTGGGGAGACCAATGCTATGGCGGGTTCATGGCAGCAGGTCTCGCACGGGGATCGGGCTGATCTCGACTCCGTCGATCGCCAGGCGGATCGCGCCGTCGGGGCCGACGGCCTCAATGTGGGCGTAAGTCGCCTGGTCGGTCGGGTCGGAGTGGACCTCGACCACGCGGTCGACGAGGTTGACGATCCAGTAGTTCGGGATGCCGGCCCGGGCGTAAACGCGAGCCTTCAGGCCGCGATCTCGGGGTAGAGAGGAATCGGCGACCTCGATCACCAGGGGGACCTCTTTGGGGCCGGGATGGCGTTCCAGGAAATCGCGGGCCTGCCCACGGGCGACGGCCAGGTCGGGCTCCGGCTGGCTGTCGGCGGTGGTGATGGCGGACTTCACACTCACTCGCCAGACGCTCTCCAACACGTGGATCAGGAGTGGAGTTGCGAGCGCAATGGCGACCGCATGAGCAGGGCCTCCGCACCTCTTCGGGGTGATCCAGCCTTCCAGCAGTTCGTGCCTGGGTTCTTCGGGCAGGGCCCCGGAGCGGATGAGGCTTTCGTATTCGGCCACGGTGAAGCGCATGACCGGCACCGGGGCGAGTTCGGCGGGATCGAGGAGGAGGGGCGGGGCGGCCATGGGGGGCGGACCTCCGGGAACGGGTCGAGTCGAGCGTAGGACACGGCCTCCGGCATGGCCGCGACGGTCCTTTGTTGATTCTATCGCGTCGGCTCGGCAACGGCCTGGGGTCGCCTTCGTGCGTTCGTCCCTTGCCGTCGGTCTCAACTTTCTACTACAGTTGTCGGCGAGGCGTTTTCGGGGGCTTTCGCGGCGGTAGCGTGGATGCTAAACTCG
This window encodes:
- a CDS encoding Uma2 family endonuclease encodes the protein MAAPPLLLDPAELAPVPVMRFTVAEYESLIRSGALPEEPRHELLEGWITPKRCGGPAHAVAIALATPLLIHVLESVWRVSVKSAITTADSQPEPDLAVARGQARDFLERHPGPKEVPLVIEVADSSLPRDRGLKARVYARAGIPNYWIVNLVDRVVEVHSDPTDQATYAHIEAVGPDGAIRLAIDGVEISPIPVRDLLP